The Bacillota bacterium genome has a window encoding:
- the codY gene encoding GTP-sensing pleiotropic transcriptional regulator CodY: MEALLEKTRTLNKLIQKAAGNPVDFPAIAQVLSENIEVNIYLVGRRGKILGYNFLEGFTCDIMTDIILHSECFPESYNQELLLITETKANISQQANTCFFHSSEKCPLNDKKMTIIPIFGGGERLGSLILTKIGSDVGPAELVLAEHGATVVGMEIMRIKTERVEADTRKKAAVQIALGTLSFSEMEAAEHIFFELGSSEGLLVASRIADRVGITRSVIVNALRKLESAGVIEAKSLGMKGTYIRVLNENLLEELKRIRWNKKIR; encoded by the coding sequence ATGGAGGCCCTATTAGAGAAAACCCGGACACTTAATAAATTAATTCAAAAAGCGGCAGGTAATCCGGTAGATTTCCCGGCAATAGCTCAGGTTCTCAGCGAAAACATTGAGGTAAACATTTATTTGGTCGGGCGGCGGGGAAAAATTTTAGGGTATAATTTTTTGGAAGGCTTCACCTGTGACATTATGACGGATATTATTCTGCATAGTGAATGTTTTCCGGAGAGCTACAACCAGGAACTCCTTCTCATCACAGAAACAAAGGCAAACATTTCCCAGCAGGCCAATACCTGTTTTTTTCACTCCTCCGAAAAATGCCCATTAAACGACAAAAAAATGACTATTATCCCCATTTTCGGGGGAGGAGAACGCCTGGGAAGTTTGATTCTAACAAAAATTGGGTCTGATGTAGGACCGGCTGAATTGGTCCTGGCTGAGCACGGAGCTACCGTCGTAGGAATGGAAATCATGCGGATTAAAACCGAGCGTGTGGAGGCGGATACAAGAAAGAAGGCGGCCGTACAGATTGCTTTGGGGACACTTTCCTTTTCGGAAATGGAGGCCGCCGAACACATCTTTTTTGAACTGGGAAGCTCCGAAGGGTTACTTGTGGCTAGCCGGATTGCAGATCGGGTTGGGATTACCCGTTCTGTAATTGTAAATGCTTTACGTAAGCTCGAGAGCGCAGGAGTAATTGAAGCAAAGTCCCTGGGAATGAAAGGAACTTACATCCGGGTTCTTAACGAGAATCTCCTTGAGGAACTAAAAAGAATTAGGTGGAATAAAAAGATCCGCTAA
- the hslU gene encoding ATP-dependent protease ATPase subunit HslU, whose protein sequence is MEELTPQQIVAELDRYIVGQEEAKKAVAIALRNRYRRRRLPAELQDEIVPKNIIMIGPTGIGKTEIARRLAKLVNAPFVKVEATKFTEVGYVGRDVESMIRDLVEVSIRMVKNEKLAKVAEKAEKLAEEKILDLLLPPYRRQQAPKNPLELLFGEIEKMQSNEEHEEEKIIRTQRRQQLAEKLRRGELEEKYIEIEVEERAPQMLEVFSAGGMEEMGINLQDMLGNILPKKKRKRQVPIKEARRILAQEEAQKLIDMDEVVAQAIERAEQTGIIFLDEIDKIAGRETNYGPDVSRGGVQRDILPIVEGSTVMTKYGPVKTDYILFIAAGAFHFAKPSDLIPELQGRFPIRVELKPLTKDDFLRILTEPHNSLIRQYTELLRTEGLEIEFAPDALAEIAEIAYLVNARTENIGARRLHTVLEKILEEISFQAPEISQNKKKITIDKDYVATRLAEILKDDDLSRYIL, encoded by the coding sequence ATGGAAGAACTGACTCCACAACAAATTGTTGCAGAGCTCGACCGGTACATTGTAGGTCAGGAAGAAGCTAAGAAAGCCGTTGCAATTGCCTTGAGAAACAGATACCGCAGGCGGCGATTGCCCGCAGAACTTCAGGATGAGATTGTTCCAAAAAATATCATCATGATCGGGCCAACTGGAATCGGGAAAACGGAAATCGCACGGCGCCTGGCGAAGCTGGTAAATGCTCCTTTTGTTAAGGTAGAGGCTACAAAATTTACAGAGGTCGGATATGTAGGACGCGATGTGGAATCAATGATACGGGATTTAGTAGAAGTTTCCATTCGCATGGTAAAAAATGAGAAACTGGCAAAGGTAGCCGAAAAAGCCGAAAAATTAGCCGAAGAAAAGATTCTGGACCTCCTGCTTCCTCCCTACCGGCGTCAGCAGGCACCAAAAAACCCGCTTGAGCTTTTATTTGGCGAAATCGAAAAGATGCAGAGCAACGAAGAACACGAAGAAGAGAAAATCATCAGAACGCAGCGGCGCCAGCAACTTGCAGAAAAGTTGCGGAGGGGAGAACTAGAAGAGAAATATATTGAAATAGAAGTCGAAGAAAGGGCCCCGCAAATGTTAGAGGTTTTCTCTGCCGGGGGAATGGAAGAAATGGGCATTAATCTCCAGGATATGCTAGGTAACATTTTACCTAAGAAGAAAAGGAAACGTCAGGTGCCAATTAAGGAGGCACGCCGGATCTTAGCCCAGGAAGAGGCCCAAAAACTAATTGATATGGATGAAGTGGTCGCGCAGGCAATTGAACGCGCGGAACAGACGGGTATTATTTTCCTGGACGAGATTGATAAGATCGCAGGTCGTGAAACAAATTACGGGCCCGATGTTTCGCGGGGTGGGGTCCAACGGGATATTTTACCCATTGTAGAGGGTTCTACGGTAATGACAAAATATGGTCCGGTAAAAACCGACTATATTTTATTTATCGCCGCAGGCGCTTTTCATTTTGCTAAACCATCTGACTTAATTCCTGAACTGCAAGGACGGTTTCCGATTAGAGTTGAACTTAAACCCCTGACTAAAGACGACTTTTTGCGAATCTTAACAGAGCCTCATAATTCTTTGATCCGGCAGTATACTGAGCTTTTGCGTACTGAGGGCCTGGAAATCGAATTTGCTCCGGATGCACTCGCAGAAATTGCAGAAATAGCTTACCTTGTTAACGCCAGAACAGAAAACATTGGAGCACGCCGGCTCCACACTGTACTGGAAAAAATACTCGAAGAAATTTCTTTCCAGGCACCTGAAATCTCTCAAAATAAAAAGAAAATAACCATTGACAAAGACTATGTTGCGACGCGACTGGCCGAGATTCTCAAAGACGATGATTTAAGTAGATACATACTCTAG
- the hslV gene encoding ATP-dependent protease subunit HslV, giving the protein MIFGTTIIAVKRGEQVAIGGDGQVTLGNNTIMKERACKIRKLYNDQVLAGFAGSVADALTLFDKFERRLDEYRGNLLRAAVELAREWRLDRMLRRLEALLVVADREHLLIISGSGEVIEPDDGIAAAGSGAPYALAAARALLRHTSLEASRIVHSALEIAASICVYTNDFITVEKI; this is encoded by the coding sequence TTGATTTTCGGAACAACGATAATTGCCGTCAAACGAGGGGAACAGGTCGCAATAGGGGGTGACGGACAGGTTACCCTGGGAAATAATACGATCATGAAAGAACGTGCGTGCAAGATCCGAAAGCTGTACAACGACCAGGTTTTGGCAGGGTTCGCTGGTTCTGTAGCCGACGCTCTAACCCTTTTTGATAAATTTGAAAGAAGACTTGATGAGTACCGTGGTAATCTCTTGCGTGCAGCAGTAGAATTGGCGCGGGAGTGGCGCCTGGACCGTATGCTGCGACGTTTAGAAGCTTTACTGGTCGTTGCGGACCGGGAACACCTCCTGATCATATCGGGAAGCGGGGAAGTTATCGAGCCTGATGATGGGATTGCCGCAGCCGGATCGGGTGCACCCTATGCTTTAGCTGCGGCACGGGCGCTTCTCCGTCACACTTCCTTAGAAGCCTCTCGCATTGTTCATTCAGCCTTAGAAATTGCAGCTTCGATTTGTGTTTATACGAACGACTTTATTACCGTTGAAAAAATATAG
- a CDS encoding tyrosine recombinase XerC, translating into MGIFQELENQFDNYLKNHKGLSKKTILNYLSDLEHFFNFLKSIKIAAPAQVDTKNIREYLSALYEAGYARSTVARRLACLRTFFKYLSEQKIIEANPLNLIRTPKRTKRLPHFLYPQEINNLFSSLEQKSVLDLRDRALLELLYSSGLRVGEAVQINLGDIDFSLRCLLLKGKGKRERIVPFGSFAAEALETYVTRARPLITKKLQTVTSEPLFVNWRGKRLSTRGAYGIISKYLRQISPNRNLTPHALRHTFATHLLEGGADLRSVQELLGHQRISSTQIYTHVSGERIKLVYEKSHPRAKTLPEIKGGGSDRPIDFRNNDNCRQTRGTGRNRG; encoded by the coding sequence ATGGGCATTTTTCAAGAATTGGAAAATCAATTTGATAATTATTTGAAGAACCATAAAGGCCTGAGCAAAAAGACCATTCTTAACTATCTTTCAGATCTAGAACATTTTTTTAATTTTTTAAAGTCTATAAAAATCGCAGCACCTGCCCAGGTAGATACAAAAAATATCCGGGAGTACCTGTCCGCCTTGTATGAGGCCGGCTATGCGCGGAGTACGGTTGCCCGCAGGCTTGCCTGCTTGCGTACTTTTTTTAAATATCTTTCAGAACAAAAAATAATTGAGGCAAACCCTTTAAATTTAATTCGTACCCCTAAAAGAACTAAACGCTTACCTCATTTTCTTTACCCGCAAGAAATTAACAATCTCTTCTCATCGCTGGAACAAAAGAGCGTTCTGGACCTGCGAGACCGGGCCCTGTTGGAGTTACTTTACAGTTCGGGGTTAAGGGTCGGTGAAGCAGTCCAAATTAACCTCGGAGATATAGATTTTTCGCTTCGTTGTCTTTTATTAAAAGGAAAGGGGAAGAGGGAGCGGATTGTACCTTTTGGCTCTTTCGCGGCAGAAGCGCTGGAAACTTACGTAACCAGGGCACGCCCGCTTATTACTAAAAAGTTACAAACTGTTACCTCGGAACCCCTTTTTGTCAATTGGAGAGGAAAGCGTTTAAGCACGCGCGGCGCCTATGGTATAATTTCGAAATATTTAAGACAGATTAGCCCAAACCGCAATCTAACACCCCATGCTCTACGCCATACTTTTGCCACGCACCTTTTAGAAGGAGGAGCAGATCTCCGGTCTGTTCAAGAACTTTTAGGACACCAGAGAATATCGAGTACTCAAATTTATACACATGTCTCAGGTGAACGGATCAAATTGGTTTACGAAAAGTCTCACCCAAGAGCAAAAACTTTACCAGAGATTAAAGGAGGAGGGAGTGACCGGCCAATTGATTTTCGGAACAACGATAATTGCCGTCAAACGAGGGGAACAGGTCGCAATAGGGGGTGA